The genomic segment AGATTTAAGCAGTACAATAATAAACACCAAAAGCAGTGTTTGTACTGAGAGTAAATAACTGAGTAAAACGTCCATATATCTCTTCCTATTTAAATGCCCTATGGGGCGGTATTGTTCATTATTCTACTTGGTTGGCGCCAAAACGTTTGGCTTGGGCAGGTTTATTTGCCCGCCCCAATATAGCTAGCACCTCATGTGTTTACGTTATATTAGCGTTCAGTGCTTAGTTTAAGCCAAGGTCACGGGTCATATTTTCGTTTTTATCACGATGCACAATGATGTTGTCTTCAATGCGAATGCCGCCAAAAGGCCTAAAGCTATCAACGATATCCCAGTTGATAAACTTAGATTTCTCTGTGCTCTTTAAATCAGCCAGCAAGCTATCAATAAAGTATAAACCTGGTTCTATGGTAAACACTTGGCGCGCTTCAATCATACGGGTGGTGCGTAAAAAGGGATGCGCTTGAGGCGGCGGGTTCGGTGTGCCACGATCATCTGCTACATGCCCTGCTACATCGTGAACCTGAAGCCCCAAGAAATGGCCTATACCATGGGGGAAAAACGTACTGACTATTTGCTCGGCAACAATATCTTGGGCAGATAAATTAACAATATCAAACTGATGCAATAGCTGAGCAACGTGGTCGTGGGCAGAAATATGTATGTCACTGTAGGGTACGCCTGGTTTTAGCATGTCTGCCAGGGTTAACGTCACCTGATCCATGCCCTGTATCAGCTCGGCAAAATGACCACTATTGGCAATGTTTTCATTGCAATAGGTGCGGGTGATGTCAGCTGCATAACCATGAAAACTGGCTCCCGCATCAATCAAAAAAGAGCGCGACACATCTGGGGCAACAACGTCTTGCTCCATGTAATGCAAAATAGCGCTGTTTTCGTTTAAGGCGGTAATATTGCCGTAGGGCACTTGATTATCGTTTTGGCGCACGGCGGCTAAATAGGCTTGATTGATATCGAATTCGCTTTTCCCTGCGCTGAAAGATGCGGCAGCAGCCTTGTGCCCAGCGACCGCTAACGCGTTAGCTTGACGCATACACACTAGTTCGTAGTCAGTTTTATAGGCGCGTTGATAATGCAGGTAATTTAACACTCTGTCAGGGTTGACCAAATCAAAGCCCAAAGCCTTTGCTACTTCAATATATTCACCGATATAAGCAAAACGGCTTCTGTCATAAGGTAGGTGTTTTTCCACCGCATCGGCCTGTGTTAAAAGGGCTACATCGAAT from the Paraglaciecola mesophila genome contains:
- the pepQ gene encoding Xaa-Pro dipeptidase, whose protein sequence is MQQLAELYPQHISELQTRTKEALSREGIDGLIIHSGQAKRMFLDDNNYPFKCNPQFKAWLPVIDNPNCWLIVNGSDKPKLIFYRPKDFWHKVPPEPNDFWVDQFDVALLTQADAVEKHLPYDRSRFAYIGEYIEVAKALGFDLVNPDRVLNYLHYQRAYKTDYELVCMRQANALAVAGHKAAAASFSAGKSEFDINQAYLAAVRQNDNQVPYGNITALNENSAILHYMEQDVVAPDVSRSFLIDAGASFHGYAADITRTYCNENIANSGHFAELIQGMDQVTLTLADMLKPGVPYSDIHISAHDHVAQLLHQFDIVNLSAQDIVAEQIVSTFFPHGIGHFLGLQVHDVAGHVADDRGTPNPPPQAHPFLRTTRMIEARQVFTIEPGLYFIDSLLADLKSTEKSKFINWDIVDSFRPFGGIRIEDNIIVHRDKNENMTRDLGLN